The proteins below are encoded in one region of Microbispora sp. NBC_01189:
- a CDS encoding enoyl-CoA hydratase/isomerase family protein, which produces MDGTDGYELGLDAHVATLTINRPEKRNALSAAMWRALPAILADLAADPKVRVLILTGAGKTFCSGADISEINELGDKGDDTGLTILAEGALGAFPKPAIAMIEGYCVGGGCQLALACDLRIASAGARFGVTPARLGVVYPFSSTRRLAEIAGPSTAKLLLFSAELIGADQALRTGLVDEVCPPGGLRERVYGLAATIAARSRLTLTAAKRVVDGRADEAEVLAWQREARESGELAEGLRAYREGRSPGFSWDAK; this is translated from the coding sequence CGATCAACCGGCCGGAGAAGCGCAACGCCCTGAGCGCCGCGATGTGGCGGGCGCTTCCGGCCATCCTGGCGGACCTGGCGGCCGATCCGAAAGTGCGGGTCCTCATCCTTACCGGCGCGGGTAAAACTTTCTGCTCCGGTGCCGATATCTCGGAAATAAATGAGCTCGGAGATAAAGGAGATGACACAGGTCTGACCATCCTCGCGGAAGGCGCACTAGGCGCCTTTCCGAAACCCGCGATCGCGATGATCGAGGGCTACTGCGTCGGCGGCGGATGCCAGCTCGCGCTCGCCTGCGATCTGCGCATCGCCTCGGCCGGGGCCCGCTTCGGCGTCACCCCCGCCCGGCTCGGGGTCGTCTATCCGTTCAGCTCCACCCGGCGGCTGGCGGAGATCGCCGGACCGTCCACCGCGAAGCTGCTGCTCTTCTCCGCCGAGCTCATCGGCGCGGACCAGGCGCTGCGTACGGGCCTCGTGGACGAGGTCTGCCCGCCCGGCGGGCTGCGCGAGCGCGTGTACGGCCTGGCGGCCACCATTGCGGCCCGGTCCCGGTTGACGCTGACGGCGGCCAAGCGGGTCGTCGACGGCCGGGCGGACGAGGCGGAGGTGCTCGCCTGGCAGCGGGAGGCTCGCGAGAGCGGCGAATTGGCCGAAGGTCTCCGGGCATATCGGGAGGGGCGTTCCCCTGGATTCTCTTGGGATGCAAAATAG